The proteins below come from a single Miscanthus floridulus cultivar M001 chromosome 1, ASM1932011v1, whole genome shotgun sequence genomic window:
- the LOC136474663 gene encoding exportin-2-like, with protein sequence MEVAPETLDALAGWFAHSLSPDAAARRAAEKSIDSAASSPGFALAILALAASPRHDLQARLAASVQFKNLLRSRWPKPDADAADAADHLPASDCAIIKTHLLQLLLTAPPLIQAQLSEALAAAAASDFPAKWESLLPSIVSSFGTAVNAGDIAATNSLLAAIVSLFSRFRNAFDNNALRLDLKYCLDIFAAPLLEVFLFASRRLQAAATTANPLELRPVFDCLRLCCEIFYSLNSIDLPEFFEDNMRQWMTEFRAFLTTSYPPPVEADGAPDALRAAVCDNLQLYMEKYEEEFRGYLKEFVEAVWGLLMAQTASPSRAQLAVTAIRFLTTVAESVHHALFGSPEAMKQICDSVVVPNLRLRDEDEELFEGNWVEYVRRDSEGSDADTLRRAACRLLRGLAANYREQVAALVSAQVQQMLTAYVANRANNWKEKDAAIYLLIALMQKPGATGGGTPVVDMESFFTSVIVPELQAPDWQSEPMLKATVLRFLKEFRDQIPKATALALLPSVVRFLTHESNVVHSYAATFIENLLIIKDAVPVPGLTTVTRSPRYVAADINPFAAQVIQNLSTALGFPDSYENPYLMKCLMRVLGIANIAGQIVHEITARLVGILMEVCNNPKNPDFNHYLFEALAAVIGRTGEQDPALLSAFEASLFPVLQRILVEDISEFWPYAFQIFAQLVNLSRPPLSQNYMQLFGVLLSNATWDRPPCVPALVRLLRAFLRKIPNELNQEGRLPNILAISRSLLSRSSTEDSAFYMLNTIVENVGFDILNPYISEIWSALFTRLQTRQAVKFVNSLVVFMSLVLVKYGSSVLVSSVDAIQPNLFTQILQRFWIPNLKLIKGALEVKLTAVASTKLLRESAVLLDAAAAQSWGKLLDSIVSLLSRTNQDGAQQEQNDGTDAVDIQKTSSYSVSFVRLQYAGKSEDDLLKEVNDTKQFVVTSLATLSVQFPGRFGPVIEQHVDPANKSVLLQLCAAYNVNIV encoded by the exons ATGGAGGTGGCGCCGGAGACGCTCGACGCCCTCGCGGGCTGGTTCGCGCACTCGCTCTCACCCGAcgccgccgcgcgccgcgccgccgagAAGAGCATCGACTCCGCCGCCTCTTCCCCGGGCTTCGCGCTGGCGATCCTCGCCCTCGCGGCCTCTCCGCGCCACGACCTCCAGGCTCGCCTCGCCGCCTCCGTCCAGTTCAAGAACCTGCTCCGCAGCCGGTGGCCCAagcccgacgccgacgccgcggacgccgccgaccacctcccCGCCTCCGACTGCGCCATCATCAAGACGcacctcctccagctcctcctcaccGCCCCGCCCCTCATCCAGGCGCAGCTCTCCgaggccctcgccgccgccgcggcctccgATTTCCCCGCCAAGTGGGAGTCGCTCCTCCCGTCCATCGTGTCCTCCTTCGGTACGGCCGTCAACGCGGGGGACATCGCCGCCACCAACTCTCTCCTCGCCGCCATCGTGTCGCTCTTCTCCCGCTTCCGCAACGCATTCGACAATAATGCCCTCCGCCTCGACCTCAAGTACTGCCTTGACATCTTTGCCGCCCCACTCCTCGAGGTCTTCCTCTTCGCCTCCCGCCGCCTTCAGGCCGCAGCCACCACGGCCAACCCGCTCGAGCTCCGCCCCGTGTTTGACTGCCTTCGCCTCTGCTGCGAGATCTTCTACTCGCTTAACTCCATCGACCTGCCTGAGTTCTTCGAGGATAACATGCGCCAGTGGATGACAGAGTTTCGAGCCTTCCTCACCACATCCTACCCACCGCCTGTGGAGGCAGATGGTGCCCCGGATGCGCTCCGTGCTGCTGTCTGTGATAACCTGCAGCTTTATATGGAGAAGTACGAGGAGGAGTTTAGGGGGTACCTGAAGGAGTTTGTTGAAGCTGTGTGGGGGCTCCTCATGGCGCAGACCGCTTCTCCATCCCGTGCACAGCTTGCCGTTACTGCAATAAGGTTCTTGACTACAGTTGCCGAGAGCGTGCACCATGCCTTATTTGGGAGTCCTGAGGCAATGAAGCAGATATGTGATAGTGTTGTCGTGCCTAATTTGCGCCTgcgggatgaggatgaggagttgTTTGAGGGCAATTGGGTGGAATATGTTAGGCGTGACTCTGAGGGTAGCGATGCAGATACGCTCAGACGGGCAGCGTGCCGGCTGCTGCGAGGCCTTGCAGCGAACTACCGGGAGCAGGTGGCTGCACTTGTGTCAGCACAGGTCCAGCAGATGTTGACTGCATATGTTGCTAATCGGGCAAACAACTGGAAGGAGAAGGACGCTGCAATATACCTTCTTATTGCTCTTATGCAGAAGCCTGGTGCCACAGGTGGCGGTACACCCGTGGTTGACATGGAGAGCTTCTTTACATCTGTGATTGTGCCTGAGCTCCAGGCCCCTGATTGGCAGTCTGAGCCAATGTTGAAGGCAACTGTGCTCAGGTTCTTGAAGGAGTTCAGGGATCAGATCCCCAAAGCCACTGCACTGGCACTCCTACCAAGTGTGGTGAGGTTTCTGACACATGAGTCCAATGTTGTTCATTCATATGCTGCTACTTTTATCGAGAACCTGCTGATCATCAAGGATGCTGTCCCGGTACCAGGGTTGACCACAGTGACCAG GTCTCCACGTTATGTTGCTGCTGATATCAATCCATTTGCCGCACAGGTCATTCAGAACCTGTCCACAGCACTAGGTTTCCCTGATTCATACGAGAACCCCTACCTGATGAAGTGCCTGATGCGGGTGCTTGGGATTGCTAATATAGCTGGTCAAATTGTTCATGAGATCACTGCTCGACTTGTGGGTATTCTCATGGAAGTGTGCAATAACCCCAAGAACCCTGACTTCAACCACTACTTGTTTGAGGCTCTGGCAGCAGTTATTGGCCGGACTGGTGAGCAGGACCCAGCACTACTCTCTGCTTTTGAGGCCAGCCTCTTCCCAGTGCTCCAGAGGATATTGGTTGAGGACATCTCAGAGTTCTGGCCATATGCTTTTCAGATATTTGCACAACTCGTCAATTTGAGTCGGCCACCTCTCTCGCAGAATTACATGCAGCTATTTGGTGTCCTTCTCAGTAATGCCACTTGGGACCGACCACCATGTGTTCCTGCCTTGGTTCGCTTGCTGCGAGCATTCCTTAGGAAAATTCCAAATGAGCTAAACCAAGAGGGCAGGCTTCCAAATATCTTGGCAATATCCCGTAGTCTCCTCTCACGCAGCAGCACGGAAGATTCTGCATTCTACATGCTGAACACAATAGTGGAAAATGTTGGTTTTGACATTCTGAACCCATATATAAGTGAGATATGGAGTGCTTTGTTTACTCGGCTACAGACTAGACAGGCAGTGAAATTTGTGAACTCTCTTGTGGTTTTCATGTCACTAGTGCTGGTCAAATATGGATCAAGTGTTCTTGTCAGTTCCGTTGATGCAATTCAGCCAAATCTTTTCACCCAAATCCTTCAGCGATTTTGGATTCCCAACCTCAAATTGATCAAAGGTGCTCTTGAAGTTAAGTTGACAGCAGTTGCTTCGACAAAGTTGCTTCGTGAGTCTGCGGTGCTGTTGGATGCTGCTGCAGCCCAGTCGTGGGGTAAATTACTTGACAGTATTGTCTCACTGTTGTCCAGAACGAATCAAGATGGGGCGCAACAAGAGCAAAATGATGGTACTGATGCAGTGGATATTCAGAAGACATCAAGTTATTCTGTCTCATTTGTACGGCTTCAATATGCTGGAAAGAGTGAAGATGACCTTTTGAAAGAAGTAAATGATACAAAACAGTTTGTGGTCACATCCTTGGCCACACTTTCTGTCCAGTTTCCTGGGAGGTTTGGTCCTGTCATTGAGCAGCATGTAGACCCAGCAAACAAAAGTGTGCTTCTTCAACTTTGTGCAGCCTACAATGTCAACATTGTCTAG